A stretch of the Streptomyces ortus genome encodes the following:
- a CDS encoding carbohydrate ABC transporter permease gives MAISTSTPPDGAPGTAAPDGTGSGAERQRRSTLLHRLDVRGAPYAFVAPFFVVFAAFSFYPLIYTSWISLHRVELSTLNVMEWVGFDNYTALWEDDRFWNALLNTFTIGVLSTVPQLLMALGLAHLLNYQLRGSTFFRVAALTPYATSVGAAALVFTMLFERDFGMINWMLGLVGIDNIDFENNKWAAQTAISTIVIWRWTGYNALLYLAAMQAIPRDRYEAAAIDGASRWQQFLKVTVPGIRSTIVFTIVLSTIGATQLFGEPLIFGQGPNGITGGADNQYQTLGLLLYEEGWKNYQMGRAATVAWAMFLLLIVLFVVQRVVKRVLARRA, from the coding sequence GTGGCCATCTCCACCTCGACACCCCCAGACGGTGCGCCCGGCACCGCCGCGCCGGACGGGACCGGCTCCGGCGCCGAGCGTCAGCGCCGCAGCACGCTGCTGCACCGCCTCGACGTGCGCGGCGCCCCGTACGCCTTCGTCGCCCCGTTCTTCGTCGTCTTCGCGGCCTTCAGCTTCTACCCCCTCATCTACACGTCGTGGATCTCGCTGCACCGCGTCGAACTGTCGACCCTGAACGTCATGGAGTGGGTCGGCTTCGACAACTACACGGCGCTGTGGGAGGACGACCGCTTCTGGAACGCGCTGCTCAACACGTTCACCATCGGTGTCCTGTCGACCGTGCCGCAGCTGCTGATGGCGCTCGGCCTCGCGCATCTGCTCAACTACCAGCTGCGCGGCTCGACCTTCTTCCGCGTCGCCGCCCTCACCCCGTACGCCACCTCGGTGGGCGCCGCGGCCCTCGTGTTCACGATGCTCTTCGAACGCGACTTCGGCATGATCAACTGGATGCTGGGCCTGGTCGGCATCGACAACATCGACTTCGAGAACAACAAGTGGGCCGCGCAGACGGCCATCTCCACGATCGTCATCTGGCGCTGGACCGGCTACAACGCCCTGCTGTACCTGGCGGCGATGCAGGCGATCCCGCGCGACCGCTACGAGGCCGCGGCCATCGACGGCGCCTCGCGCTGGCAGCAGTTCCTCAAGGTCACGGTTCCCGGTATCCGTTCCACCATCGTCTTCACCATCGTGCTGTCCACGATCGGTGCCACCCAGCTCTTCGGAGAGCCCCTGATCTTCGGCCAGGGCCCGAACGGCATCACCGGGGGAGCGGACAACCAGTACCAGACGCTGGGACTGCTCCTGTACGAGGAGGGCTGGAAGAACTACCAGATGGGCCGGGCCGCCACGGTCGCCTGGGCGATGTTCCTGCTGCTCATCGTCCTCTTCGTCGTCCAACGAGTCGTCAAGCGCGTCCTGGCGCGCAGGGCCTGA
- a CDS encoding GH1 family beta-glucosidase, whose protein sequence is MTTVTRRVAPTPDDSTALRFPQNFTWGTATAAYQIEGAATADGRTPSIWDTYSHTPGRVRNGDTGDVATDHYHRWREDVEIMADLGVSAYRFSLSWSRVQPTGRGPAVQKGLDFYRALTDALLEKGIEPVVTLYHWDLPQDLEDAGGWPERVTADRFADYATLAARALGDRVKTWTTLNEPWCSAFLGYGSGVHAPGRTDPVAALRAAHHLNLAHGKAVQALRAELPSYARASVTLNIHHVRALTEAAEDVDAARRIDALANRVFTGPQLRGQYPQDLLQDTAGLTDWSFVQDGDLADIHQPLDFLGVNYYTPTVVSAATDGASHGSDGHGASEHSPWPGADVAFHRPEGSTTAMGWAVDPSGLYDLLLRLKADFPAMPLMITENGAAFDDYVNPEGEVVDPERIAYLRGHLSAVHRAIRDGVDVRGYFLWSLLDNFEWGYGYSKRFGAVYVDYPTGRRIPKASARWYAGVARSGTLPGEGSGS, encoded by the coding sequence GTGACCACCGTTACCCGACGTGTCGCGCCCACCCCGGACGACTCCACCGCCCTCCGGTTCCCGCAGAACTTCACCTGGGGCACGGCGACCGCCGCCTACCAGATCGAGGGCGCCGCCACCGCGGACGGACGCACCCCCTCGATCTGGGACACCTACTCGCACACGCCCGGCAGGGTGCGCAACGGCGACACCGGCGACGTGGCCACCGACCACTACCACCGCTGGCGCGAGGACGTCGAGATCATGGCCGACCTCGGGGTGAGCGCCTACCGCTTCTCCCTGTCGTGGTCGCGGGTGCAGCCGACCGGCCGCGGTCCGGCCGTCCAGAAGGGGCTCGACTTCTACCGCGCCCTCACCGACGCCCTGCTGGAGAAGGGCATCGAACCCGTCGTCACCCTCTACCACTGGGACCTGCCGCAGGACCTGGAGGACGCGGGCGGCTGGCCGGAGCGCGTCACCGCCGACCGGTTCGCCGACTACGCGACCCTCGCGGCCCGAGCGCTGGGGGACCGGGTGAAAACCTGGACCACGCTCAACGAGCCCTGGTGCAGCGCCTTCCTCGGGTACGGCTCCGGTGTCCACGCACCCGGCCGCACCGACCCGGTGGCCGCCCTGCGCGCGGCGCACCACCTCAACCTCGCCCACGGCAAGGCGGTGCAGGCACTGCGCGCCGAACTGCCGTCCTACGCGCGGGCCTCCGTCACGCTCAACATCCACCACGTCCGCGCGCTGACCGAGGCCGCCGAGGACGTGGACGCGGCCCGCCGCATCGACGCGCTGGCCAACCGCGTCTTCACCGGCCCCCAGCTGCGCGGCCAGTACCCGCAGGACCTCCTCCAGGACACGGCCGGCCTCACCGACTGGTCCTTCGTGCAGGACGGCGACCTCGCCGACATCCACCAGCCGCTGGACTTCCTGGGCGTCAACTACTACACGCCCACCGTCGTCTCCGCCGCCACCGACGGGGCCAGCCACGGCTCCGACGGGCACGGCGCGAGCGAGCACAGCCCGTGGCCGGGCGCGGACGTCGCCTTCCACCGGCCCGAGGGCAGCACCACCGCGATGGGCTGGGCGGTCGACCCCAGCGGCCTCTACGACCTGCTGCTGCGGCTCAAGGCGGACTTCCCCGCCATGCCCCTGATGATCACCGAGAACGGGGCGGCGTTCGACGACTACGTGAACCCGGAGGGCGAGGTGGTCGACCCCGAGCGCATCGCCTACCTCCGCGGCCATCTGTCCGCGGTGCACCGGGCGATCAGGGACGGCGTCGACGTACGGGGCTACTTCCTGTGGTCCCTGCTGGACAACTTCGAGTGGGGCTACGGCTACAGCAAGCGCTTCGGCGCCGTCTATGTCGACTATCCGACCGGCAGGCGCATCCCCAAGGCCAGCGCGCGCTGGTACGCGGGCGTGGCCCGCTCGGGCACCCTGCCGGGGGAGGGAAGCGGGAGCTGA
- a CDS encoding carbohydrate ABC transporter permease, with protein sequence MTTDSIPVETADARPGTVQKKTRKTTSPPGGRSRQLFRHPGAGRQHHAGPVAYILLGIAALFSLFPLYWTMVAASTDNTRVTQTPPPFLPGPHLLDNLGKAWQDAALGKAMLNSLIVAGVIALSTVLFATLAGFAFAKLRFKGRNILLMLVIGTMMVPPQLGVVPLFMMMTELGWGQQLPAVIFPTLVSAVGVFFMRQYLSEALPDELVEAGRVDGAHSLRIFWSIVLPIARAPMAVLFMITFVHAWNDFFWPFIVLDMSNPTVPVALTQLSAGYVRDQSLIMAGALLGTLPLLAMFIVFGRQIVGGIMQGAVKG encoded by the coding sequence ATGACCACAGACAGCATCCCGGTCGAGACGGCGGACGCACGCCCCGGGACCGTACAGAAGAAGACACGGAAGACCACCAGCCCGCCCGGTGGCCGGAGCCGGCAGCTGTTCCGGCATCCCGGTGCCGGGCGCCAGCACCACGCGGGCCCCGTCGCCTACATCCTGCTGGGGATCGCGGCGCTCTTCTCCCTCTTCCCGCTCTACTGGACGATGGTGGCGGCCTCGACCGACAACACGCGCGTCACCCAGACGCCGCCGCCGTTCCTGCCCGGACCCCATCTGCTGGACAACCTCGGCAAGGCCTGGCAGGACGCCGCGCTGGGCAAGGCCATGCTCAACAGCCTGATCGTGGCAGGGGTGATCGCGCTGTCCACGGTGCTGTTCGCCACCCTCGCCGGTTTCGCCTTCGCCAAACTCCGCTTCAAGGGCCGCAACATCCTGCTGATGCTCGTGATCGGCACAATGATGGTGCCGCCCCAACTGGGCGTCGTACCGCTGTTCATGATGATGACCGAGCTGGGCTGGGGGCAGCAGCTGCCCGCCGTCATCTTCCCCACGCTCGTCAGCGCCGTCGGGGTGTTCTTCATGCGGCAGTACCTCAGCGAGGCACTGCCCGACGAGCTCGTCGAGGCCGGACGGGTGGACGGTGCGCACTCCCTGCGCATCTTCTGGAGCATCGTGCTGCCGATCGCCCGGGCCCCCATGGCCGTCCTGTTCATGATCACGTTCGTGCACGCCTGGAACGACTTCTTCTGGCCGTTCATCGTGCTCGACATGTCCAATCCGACCGTGCCCGTCGCGCTCACCCAGCTGAGCGCGGGATACGTGCGCGACCAGTCGCTGATCATGGCGGGCGCTCTCCTCGGCACGCTCCCCCTGCTGGCCATGTTCATCGTCTTCGGCCGTCAGATCGTCGGCGGCATCATGCAGGGAGCGGTCAAGGGATGA